AGACCAACTGCTTCAGCCATATGGACCAGTCGTTCAGGTCGGAATGTACCTTCGGTATCAACGAAGATAGCGGTCGCGTCAAGGCCACCCTCTTCTCGCGGACGCTGAACATTCACCGCAAGTTGATGGGCCATCTGGGTTTTTCCAGATCTAAATGAGCCATACATCTCTGTTAGTCCTTGGGTTTCAACACCGCCTCCTAGAAGCTCGTCAACCGCTTTAGATCCAGTGGAAATCTTACCAGCATTCTTTCGCCGTTCAAGCAAGAGATCCGCTGTTTCAAAACCAATATCAAGCATTTCCCGTGCTGCCTTGATGATTTTCGTGGCGGTGGTTTCTCCAATCGAGCCAGCAGCAGCCAGCTCATTGGGTGATGCGACAGCAATAGCTTCAACGCTCTTGAAACCAGCTTCACGGAGGCGCTTACTTATTGCGGGACCAACACCTGGAAGGTCAGCCAGCTCAACATCTGCTAATTCGCTTTCGTCTTCCTCATCCTCAAATTCTTCGTAATCTGCGTCTTCATCTGGGGGAATAGTAATTACCTCCGGCGTGAGTAAACCCATAGTATGTGCTTATTAAGCTCAAGCTCGTCGCCAATGAGATGTTTGCGCAGTGAGTATAAAAATGCCACCAGTTATGTTGATGTCTTGAGAAATCTCTCAGAACTTGTTCGATTTGAGGCATGTACATCAAAATGGCATTGCAGAAATAGAGCAACTCGCGTGGGCAATTATCTGCGAGCTGCTTCAGTTCAAGAAGTGGAAGAATCACCCTTCAGTCAAAG
This genomic window from Candidatus Thorarchaeota archaeon contains:
- the radA gene encoding DNA repair and recombination protein RadA — protein: MGLLTPEVITIPPDEDADYEEFEDEEDESELADVELADLPGVGPAISKRLREAGFKSVEAIAVASPNELAAAGSIGETTATKIIKAAREMLDIGFETADLLLERRKNAGKISTGSKAVDELLGGGVETQGLTEMYGSFRSGKTQMAHQLAVNVQRPREEGGLDATAIFVDTEGTFRPERLVHMAEAVGLDTEEVLKNVVWARAYNSDHQILLCDQAMEMAPEKGARLLIVDSVMSHFRAEYTGRGTLAARQQKLNKHLHHLQRGSEINNMAVYVANQVMSRPDAFFGDPTAPVGGHVLAHVPLVRCYLRKSKGERRICRLVDSPNLPEGEAVFTITKNGIRDV